From the genome of Uranotaenia lowii strain MFRU-FL chromosome 1, ASM2978415v1, whole genome shotgun sequence, one region includes:
- the LOC129758938 gene encoding mucin-2-like has translation MLVVFIVLLISQLSDGHDLHHEVGSQRVIGRPIAPTICRKVPEPKVVIRKVIRLRSSTAPSTTTTTSTIATSANPQKIVKKRRKSTTSAPDTSIRTTNSGFSIRIDSVGVTVPSSELDGNVTPQQRMRKSSTAKPILTTPSTKDATRLTTSPTKAALQTGKPSTARLVPTTTTKSFFTTDKLKPLIRSTSTTAAAKISTTFSSRTSPSVTTQTTESTSRRKRRRSTTRPTSTDSTSTSSITRTVEAETLRTPVFIPLPEDETQWNKFSTQKQAESSTSAQISFETPTTITSELSKPSTKLDSRAEFTQEFNQPEPTSGPTTSPKSTSEAERAFETVTSKQAALTKEERTTADPTTVTKLLDSTTEDEFGRITTEMELSRKTTSSEPSSENLSSFAWEDSTRTIPSVVEDSFENPTTSTSKPIFVPKTSDLDRFEESTTTSATIDFDRAPQSKTTLSIDDSTQGFDFPSTKNSAFTTREAPTFTFEEDKMDAPIPTFNDKFPTDFGKTTTWETEEIKDITTEINDKPTESQTQRATPEENRTTVADLQPITELVMDRHTDTITITEPITSSTTTGRTSTNRKATKPPKTTKPTKPRKKPKAPNRSKESDEFKSGEESNEGGKKPKPNRGRGNRERERNDRRKGNQNKKGNKESSRPICSAQISQNGEENYDEVTTKRAGRRVVVRRVTKTPTPRTIFVGSNRRPMNGNGRQPGNPVRTPALKPRQPTKKQIIVRKDGKVIVRTIIGKRISTTKQPTPTSRILKKRKKTTALSTTRRPTIRLSSTTKTTRASSPTTKAPSTTRTSSTTVKTSTTRTTTTNRPSTTTTEQTTSTVTTSTEAETTTELDTTDTTEETSTEIDRRMAAPTATTTDERSTTTEESSIEAEEDYSEEDDRFARDYLDETRMVTFATAAPLLTTVETIAENTIAANSFEYVADYGLPFGNSDYEYVTLEPFVFERDEAVAAGRKNKGKGSRKTRTTVKRLKKNR, from the exons atgttGGTGGTGTTCATAGTGCTGTTGATAAGTCAGTTAAGCGATGGC CATGACCTTCATCACGAGGTCGGCAGCCAACGTGTCATCGGTAGGCCTATTGCACCAACAATTTGCCGAAAAGTTCCGGAACCAAAAGTAGTGATCAGAAAAGTGATCCGACTGAGATCCAGTACAGCCCCTAGTACCACAACTACTACTTCAACCATAGCCACTTCTGCAAATCCTCAAAAAATCGTCAAGAAACGTCGAAAGTCAACCACAAGTGCTCCGGATACTTCAATTAGAACGACGAATTCTGGCTTTTCAATACGAATCGATTCGGTAGGTGTTACAGTACCATCTTCTGAGCTGGACGGCAATGTGACACCTCAGCAGCGAATGCGAAAAAGCTCAACTGCGAAACCAATTTTGACTACGCCTTCTACGAAAGATGCGACAAGGTTGACAACGTCACCAACAAAGGCAGCTTTGCAAACAGGCAAACCAAGTACAGCGAGACTGGTTCCGACAACCACAACCAAAAGCTTCTTCACAACGGATAAACTAAAACCATTGATTCGATCAACTTCGACAACAGCTGCAGCAAAAATTTCAACGACTTTCTCAAGCAGAACAAGTCCATCTGTCACAACACAAACGACGGAGTCTACTTCAAGAAGGAAGCGGCGACGGTCGACTACAAGACCGACGAGTACTGATTCAACTTCTACTAGCTCAATCACAAGAACAGTTGAAGCGGAGACCCTTAGAACACCAGTGTTTATCCCATTGCCTGAAGACGAAACTCAATGGAACAAATTTTCGACACAGAAACAAGCGGAATCATCCACTTCGGCACAGATTAGCTTCGAAACACCTACAACGATAACATCCGAGCTGTCGAAACCATCGACAAAACTGGATTCCAGAGCAGAATTTACTCAAGAGTTTAATCAACCAGAGCCTACTTCGGGACCTACTACTTCACCCAAATCGACTTCAGAAGCAGAACGCGCCTTTGAAACAGTAACTTCGAAGCAAGCTGCTCTTACAAAAGAGGAGAGAACAACGGCAGATCCAACAACTGTAACCAAATTGTTGGATTCAACAACAGAAGACGAATTTGGACGAATTACCACGGAAATGGAATTGTCCAGGAAAACCACGTCATCCGAGCCCAGTTCTGAGAATCTTTCCTCTTTTGCTTGGGAGGATTCGACCCGGACAATTCCGTCAGTTGTCGAAGATTCGTTCGAAAATCCTACGACTTCGACTTCCAAACCGATTTTCGTTCCCAAAACTAGTGATCTAGACCGTTTTGAGGAATCTACAACAACTTCTGCTACCATCGATTTTGATAGGGCACCTCAATCGAAGACTACTCTCTCGATTGATGATTCAACTCAAGGATTTGATTTCCCTTCAACAAAAAATTCAGCGTTCACGACACGAGAAGCTCCAACGTTCACATTTGAAGAAGATAAGATGGACGCTCCAATTCCAACGTTCAACGATAAATTTCCTACTGATTTTGGTAAGACTACAACATGGGAGACGGAAGAAATCAAAGACATCACAACCGAAATCAATGATAAACCAACCGAGAGTCAAACACAGCGAGCAACTCCGGAAGAAAATCGAACAACAGTTGCTGACCTTCAACCAATTACGGAGCTGGTTATGGATCGACATACGGATACCATTACTATCACAGAGCCGATAACCTCTTCAACAACAACTGGCAGAACTTCAACGAACCGAAAGGCAACCAAACCACCGAAAACAACTAAACCCACGAAACCGAGGAAGAAACCAAAGGCTCCAAATCGAAGCAAGGAGAGCGATGAATTCAAAAGTGGTGAAGAGAGTAATGAGGGCGGTAAAAAACCCAAACCCAACAGAGGACGTGGGAATCGAGAGCGGGAACGAAACGACCGGCGGAAAGGCAATCAAAACAAGAAGGGTAACAAAGAGTCTTCGCGTCCC ATATGTTCCGCT CAAATATCACAAAACGGGGAAGAAAACTACGATGAAGTTACAACGAAACGTGCAGGGCGCAGAGTTGTAGTCAGAAGAGTCACTAAGACACCTACTCCTAGAACCATCTTCGTCGGCTCTAATAGACGACCAATGAATGGAAACGGTCGCCAACCGGGGAATCCGGTTAGAACTCCTGCTCTGAAACCAAGGCAACcaacgaaaaaacaaataatagttCGAAAGGATGGAAAGGTTATTGTCAGAACTATAATTGGTAAAAGAATATCTACAACTAAGCAACCCACGCCAACGTCTAGAATACTGAAGAAACGAAAGAAGACGACGGCATTGTCAACGACTAGAAGACCGACCATCAGGCTGTCATCAACAACGAAAACAACGCGGGCAAGCTCTCCAACTACAAAAGCTCCGTCCACAACTCGAACGAGTTCAACAACTGTAAAAACTTCAACGACGAGGACAACAACAACGAATCGTCCATCGACTACAACGACAGAACAAACGACATCAACAGTAACAACCTCTACGGAAGCAGAAACGACAACCGAACTAGACACTACCGATACAACGGAAGAAACCTCAACAGAAATCGACCGACGAATGGCTGCACCAACAGCAACTACAACAGACGAACGTTCAACAACCACCGAAGAGTCATCAATCGAAGCCGAAGAAGATTACTCCGAGGAAGACGACCGATTTGCCCGGGACTACTTGGATGAGACGAGAATGGTGACGTTTGCAACGGCAGCTCCGCTGCTGACAACGGTTGAGACCATCGCTGAAAATACCATTGCGGCTAACTCGTTTGAGTATGTAGCCGACTATGGGCTGCCGTTTGGGAATTCGGACTACGAATACGTTACGCTGGAGCCGTTCGTCTTTGAACGGGATGAGGCGGTGGCAGCCGGAAGAAAGAATAAAGGGAAGGGGTCGCGAAAAACGAGGACTACCGTTAAGAGGTTGAAGAAAAATAGGTGA